One Pseudomonas brassicacearum genomic region harbors:
- the panM gene encoding aspartate 1-decarboxylase autocleavage activator PanM, protein MPIVVERLNAATGQDQQDLHKIYRDAPAWLFGSFGDAAQLIQGCLADDSLIAARFNDRLLGAARLQRHQNGWHLSQLCVRNITRRRGVAERLVSEARRIAEENGAELRLLAPAGHLEAQALAAKLKLPLDEC, encoded by the coding sequence ATGCCCATTGTTGTCGAGCGCCTGAACGCAGCCACCGGCCAGGACCAGCAGGACCTGCACAAAATCTACCGAGACGCCCCGGCCTGGTTGTTCGGGTCCTTTGGCGATGCAGCACAACTGATACAAGGCTGCCTGGCGGACGACTCATTGATCGCAGCCCGCTTCAATGATCGTTTACTCGGTGCCGCACGCCTGCAACGGCACCAGAACGGCTGGCACTTGTCCCAACTGTGCGTACGAAATATTACCCGCCGTCGTGGTGTGGCTGAACGGCTGGTGAGTGAGGCGCGCAGAATCGCCGAGGAAAACGGCGCCGAGCTGCGGCTGTTGGCACCGGCCGGGCATCTGGAAGCCCAAGCGCTGGCGGCCAAACTGAAATTGCCACTGGATGAATGCTAG
- a CDS encoding OFA family MFS transporter yields the protein MSTSITAGGIADQPAFLSKERIIAKPGFNRWLVPPAALAIHLCIGMAYGFSVFWLPLSKALGVTKAVACAPDMSFISQVFSSQCDWPISMLGWIYTLFFIFLGCSAAIWGGWLEHAGPRKAGVVSALCWCGGLLISALGIYTHQIWLMWVGSGVIGGIGLGLGYISPVSTLIKWFPDKRGMATGMAIMGFGGGAMVGAPLAAALMSHFASPTGVGVWQSFLVMAAIYFVFMIGGALSYRVPPTGWKPEGWTPAPKKAANAMITHRHVHVSVAWKTPQFRLVWLVLCLNVSAGIGILGMASPLLQEVFGGKLLGNDLPFGQLDAAQLGQIAAIAAGFTGLLSLFNIGGRFFWASFSDYLGRKNTYFVFFALGVALYALIPSLGHLGSVALFVAAFCIILSMYGGGFATVPAYLADLFGTQMVGAIHGRLLTAWAAAGVLGPVLVNYLREYQLSIGVERAAAYDITLYILAGLLVLGFLCNLMVRPVADKYFMTDAELAAEQALGHDKGADSTTSLEWKAAPGTKPLAIAAWLVVGIPLAWGVWVTLQKTAVLFH from the coding sequence ATGAGCACGAGCATCACGGCCGGCGGCATCGCCGACCAGCCTGCGTTCCTCTCCAAGGAACGCATCATCGCCAAGCCTGGTTTCAACCGGTGGCTGGTTCCACCGGCCGCACTGGCCATTCACCTGTGCATCGGCATGGCCTACGGCTTCTCGGTGTTCTGGCTGCCACTGTCCAAGGCCTTGGGCGTCACCAAGGCTGTGGCCTGCGCACCGGACATGAGCTTCATTTCTCAAGTCTTTTCGTCCCAATGTGACTGGCCGATCTCGATGCTCGGCTGGATCTACACCCTGTTCTTCATCTTCCTGGGTTGCTCGGCAGCCATCTGGGGCGGCTGGCTGGAACACGCCGGGCCGCGCAAGGCCGGTGTCGTATCCGCCCTGTGCTGGTGTGGCGGCCTGCTGATTTCCGCACTGGGTATCTATACCCACCAGATCTGGCTCATGTGGGTCGGTTCCGGCGTCATCGGCGGTATCGGCCTGGGCTTGGGCTATATCTCCCCGGTGTCGACCCTGATCAAGTGGTTCCCGGACAAGCGTGGCATGGCCACCGGCATGGCGATCATGGGCTTCGGCGGCGGCGCGATGGTAGGTGCTCCGTTGGCGGCAGCGCTGATGAGCCACTTCGCTTCGCCGACGGGCGTGGGCGTATGGCAGAGCTTCCTGGTCATGGCCGCGATCTACTTCGTGTTCATGATCGGTGGCGCCTTGTCGTACCGCGTCCCGCCGACCGGCTGGAAGCCTGAAGGCTGGACCCCGGCACCGAAGAAAGCCGCGAACGCAATGATCACCCATCGCCACGTTCACGTGAGCGTTGCCTGGAAAACCCCGCAATTCCGTCTGGTATGGCTGGTGCTGTGCCTGAACGTATCCGCCGGTATCGGCATCCTGGGCATGGCTTCGCCACTGTTGCAGGAAGTGTTTGGCGGCAAGTTGCTCGGCAACGACCTGCCCTTCGGTCAACTGGACGCTGCGCAACTGGGCCAGATCGCTGCCATCGCAGCCGGCTTCACCGGTCTGTTGAGCCTGTTCAACATCGGCGGACGGTTCTTCTGGGCATCCTTCTCGGATTACCTCGGTCGCAAGAACACCTATTTCGTGTTCTTCGCCCTGGGCGTGGCCTTGTACGCGTTGATTCCGAGCCTCGGTCACCTGGGCAGCGTCGCGCTGTTCGTGGCGGCGTTCTGCATCATCCTGTCGATGTACGGCGGCGGTTTCGCTACTGTGCCGGCCTACCTGGCGGACCTGTTCGGTACGCAGATGGTCGGCGCGATCCACGGTCGTCTGTTGACCGCTTGGGCGGCGGCGGGCGTGTTGGGTCCGGTCCTGGTGAACTACCTGCGTGAGTATCAACTGAGCATCGGCGTTGAACGTGCCGCGGCCTATGACATCACCTTGTACATCCTGGCGGGCCTGCTGGTACTGGGCTTCCTGTGCAACCTGATGGTTCGCCCGGTCGCCGACAAGTACTTCATGACCGACGCCGAACTGGCTGCCGAACA